The Caballeronia sp. SL2Y3 genome includes a window with the following:
- a CDS encoding acetolactate synthase 3 catalytic subunit encodes MNMPSAEFSTSDTTPSHEADSIGATVLMRALADENVEFVWGYPGGSVLYIYDELYKQDQIQHILVRHEQAAVHAADAYSRSTGKVGVCLVTSGPGVTNAVTGIATAYMDSIPLVVISGQVPTAAIGLDAFQECDTVGITRPCVKHNFLVKDVRDLAATVKKAFYIARTGRPGPVLIDVPKDVSKAPCRYEPVKSVSLRSYNPVTKGHSGQIRKAVQLLLSAKRPYIYTGGGIILADASRELNQFADLLGYPVTNTLMGLGGYRASDKKFLGMLGMHGTYEANMAMQHCDVLIAIGARFDDRVIGDPKHFASSPRKIIHIDVDPSSISKRVKVDIPIVGDVKEVLKELIEQLQHAEHGPDTAALKSWWDEIEGWRSKDCLAYDRKSEIIKPQYVVEKLAELTDGNAFVCSDVGQHQMWAAQFYPFNKPRRWINSGGLGTMGFGLPAAMGVKMAYPDEDVVCITGEGSIQMCIQELSTCKQYNTPVKIISLNNRYLGMVRQWQQIEYKKRYSSSYMDALPDFVKLAEAYGHVGIRVEKTADVEPALKEALRLKDRTVFLDFQTDPTENVFPMVQAGKGITEMLLGSEDL; translated from the coding sequence ATGAACATGCCTAGCGCGGAATTCTCCACGTCGGATACCACTCCCTCTCACGAAGCCGATTCCATCGGCGCGACGGTGCTCATGCGCGCGCTCGCCGACGAAAACGTCGAGTTCGTGTGGGGCTATCCCGGCGGCTCGGTACTCTACATCTACGACGAGCTGTACAAGCAGGACCAGATTCAGCACATTCTCGTGCGACACGAGCAGGCCGCCGTGCACGCCGCCGACGCGTATTCGCGCTCGACCGGCAAAGTGGGCGTGTGCCTCGTGACCTCCGGCCCGGGCGTCACCAATGCCGTCACCGGCATCGCCACGGCCTACATGGATTCGATTCCGCTCGTCGTCATCAGCGGGCAGGTGCCCACCGCGGCCATCGGCCTCGACGCGTTCCAGGAATGCGACACCGTCGGCATTACACGGCCCTGCGTCAAGCACAACTTCCTCGTGAAGGACGTGCGCGATCTCGCCGCCACCGTCAAGAAAGCCTTCTACATTGCGCGCACGGGGCGTCCCGGCCCGGTGCTGATCGACGTTCCGAAGGATGTGTCGAAAGCGCCGTGCCGCTACGAGCCGGTCAAGAGCGTGTCGCTGCGCTCGTACAACCCGGTCACGAAGGGCCACTCCGGCCAGATCCGCAAGGCGGTGCAACTGCTCTTGTCGGCCAAGCGGCCGTATATCTACACCGGCGGCGGCATCATTCTCGCGGACGCATCGCGCGAACTGAACCAGTTCGCCGATCTGCTCGGCTATCCCGTCACCAATACGCTGATGGGCCTGGGCGGCTATCGCGCGAGCGACAAGAAGTTCCTCGGCATGCTCGGCATGCACGGCACCTACGAAGCCAACATGGCCATGCAGCACTGCGACGTTCTGATCGCCATCGGCGCGCGCTTCGACGACCGCGTGATCGGCGACCCGAAGCACTTCGCTTCGTCGCCGCGCAAGATCATTCATATCGACGTCGATCCGTCGTCCATCTCGAAGCGCGTGAAGGTCGATATCCCGATCGTCGGCGACGTGAAGGAAGTCCTGAAAGAGCTGATCGAGCAGCTTCAGCACGCGGAGCACGGGCCGGACACGGCCGCGCTCAAGTCGTGGTGGGACGAGATCGAAGGCTGGCGCTCGAAAGACTGCCTCGCCTACGACCGCAAGAGCGAGATCATCAAGCCGCAGTACGTCGTCGAGAAGCTCGCGGAGCTGACGGACGGCAACGCCTTCGTGTGTTCGGATGTCGGCCAGCATCAAATGTGGGCGGCGCAGTTCTATCCGTTCAACAAGCCGCGCCGCTGGATCAACTCGGGCGGCCTCGGCACGATGGGCTTCGGCCTGCCGGCAGCGATGGGCGTGAAGATGGCGTATCCCGACGAGGACGTGGTCTGCATCACGGGCGAAGGCTCCATTCAGATGTGCATTCAGGAGCTCTCGACCTGCAAGCAGTACAACACGCCGGTCAAGATCATCTCGCTCAACAACCGCTATCTCGGCATGGTTCGCCAGTGGCAGCAGATCGAATACAAGAAGCGCTATTCCAGTTCGTACATGGACGCGCTGCCCGACTTCGTGAAGCTCGCCGAAGCGTACGGCCACGTCGGCATTCGCGTCGAAAAGACCGCGGACGTCGAACCGGCGCTCAAGGAAGCGCTGCGTCTGAAAGATCGCACCGTGTTTCTCGACTTCCAGACCGATCCGACCGAAAACGTATTCCCGATGGTGCAGGCAGGCAAGGGCATCACGGAAATGCTGCTCGGCTCTGAGGATCTCTAA
- a CDS encoding RNA polymerase sigma factor, protein MASDKELADFLAGVERRAFKQTVYTVRDDDAALDIVQDAMIKLAEKYGDKPSAELPLLFQRILQNATHDYFRRQKVRNTWISLFSSFGSADDDEFDPLETFESEDGATGSESSESRLEREQVLNLIDAEIQKLPARQREAFLMRYWEDMDVAETAAAMGCSEGSVKTHCSRATHALAQALKAKGITL, encoded by the coding sequence ATGGCATCAGACAAGGAACTCGCCGATTTTCTGGCGGGCGTCGAAAGACGCGCGTTCAAGCAGACCGTGTACACCGTCCGCGACGACGACGCGGCGCTCGACATCGTCCAGGACGCCATGATCAAGCTCGCGGAAAAATACGGCGACAAGCCGTCGGCCGAGCTTCCTCTTTTGTTCCAGCGTATCCTCCAGAATGCGACGCACGACTACTTTCGCCGTCAGAAGGTTCGCAACACCTGGATCAGCCTGTTCTCCTCGTTCGGCAGCGCCGACGACGACGAGTTCGACCCGCTCGAAACCTTCGAATCCGAGGACGGCGCGACCGGCAGCGAAAGCAGTGAGAGCCGGCTGGAACGCGAGCAGGTGCTCAACCTGATCGACGCGGAAATCCAGAAATTACCGGCGCGTCAACGAGAAGCTTTTCTCATGCGTTACTGGGAAGATATGGATGTCGCAGAGACGGCCGCCGCGATGGGCTGCTCCGAGGGCAGCGTGAAGACGCACTGTTCACGCGCCACGCACGCTCTCGCGCAAGCCCTGAAAGCCAAAGGGATCACGCTATGA
- a CDS encoding DUF3619 family protein, with protein MSSALETKENEFALKVVRALDESASAIPAAAMDRLAEARRAAIARKKPEKVAVAAAAPVFTPVLAGAGATLSAGGSGDAHGRKSLFARLGGFGLAGPVFALAVALAGIAYWEDQQRKAELADIDAAMMSDSLPLDAYLDHGFNAYLTRNH; from the coding sequence ATGAGTTCCGCTCTTGAAACGAAGGAAAACGAGTTCGCGCTGAAGGTCGTGCGCGCGCTCGACGAAAGCGCGTCGGCCATTCCGGCCGCCGCGATGGATCGGCTCGCCGAGGCGCGCCGCGCCGCGATCGCGCGCAAGAAGCCCGAGAAAGTGGCGGTCGCCGCCGCTGCGCCTGTGTTCACGCCGGTGCTGGCCGGCGCGGGCGCCACGCTCTCGGCCGGCGGTTCCGGCGACGCGCACGGCCGCAAGAGCCTGTTCGCGCGCTTGGGCGGCTTCGGGCTGGCGGGCCCGGTGTTCGCGCTCGCCGTGGCGCTGGCGGGCATCGCTTACTGGGAAGATCAGCAGCGCAAAGCCGAACTGGCCGACATCGACGCGGCCATGATGAGCGACAGCCTGCCGCTCGACGCGTATCTCGATCACGGCTTCAACGCGTATCTGACGCGCAATCACTAA
- a CDS encoding DUF3106 domain-containing protein, with amino-acid sequence MSYKRGLAIVFGCAIAGLVAFAATYPRFYSSSATASLSAAAPSGASAGADGSLSPLAALSSDNPLSWSRLTEAQRVALAPFATQWDSFSDERKQKWLKIASRYHRMSPEAQKRLQQRMDEWVRMTPDQRKVARENYQVSKLVPPDKREKAWDAYQKLSEEQKKKLAASERSRRPTVVSAPPTGKAEVKDINRLVAAREQGHAASHAEAGPGAGAPASGTPLQPAVPNAASIVPATPIPVSPQQAPSMYNGS; translated from the coding sequence GTGAGTTACAAGCGCGGTCTCGCGATTGTCTTCGGCTGCGCGATTGCGGGTCTGGTCGCGTTCGCCGCTACTTACCCGCGCTTCTATTCGTCCTCCGCCACGGCGTCGCTGTCCGCCGCCGCGCCCAGCGGCGCGAGCGCGGGCGCGGACGGGTCGCTCTCGCCGCTTGCCGCGCTTTCATCGGACAACCCGCTTTCGTGGAGCCGTCTGACCGAGGCACAGCGCGTCGCGCTCGCGCCTTTCGCGACGCAGTGGGATTCCTTCAGCGACGAGCGCAAGCAAAAGTGGCTCAAGATCGCATCGCGCTATCACCGCATGTCGCCCGAAGCGCAGAAGCGGCTGCAGCAGCGCATGGACGAATGGGTGCGCATGACGCCCGACCAGCGCAAGGTCGCGCGGGAAAACTACCAGGTGTCGAAGCTCGTGCCGCCCGACAAGCGTGAGAAGGCCTGGGACGCGTATCAGAAGCTCTCGGAAGAACAAAAGAAAAAGCTCGCCGCGAGCGAGCGCAGCCGCCGCCCCACCGTGGTCAGCGCGCCGCCGACCGGCAAGGCCGAAGTGAAGGACATCAACCGACTGGTGGCGGCGCGCGAGCAGGGCCACGCGGCTTCGCACGCGGAAGCCGGGCCGGGCGCGGGCGCGCCGGCATCGGGCACGCCGTTGCAGCCCGCCGTGCCGAACGCCGCGAGCATCGTCCCGGCCACGCCGATTCCCGTTTCGCCGCAGCAGGCGCCGTCGATGTACAACGGTTCCTGA
- a CDS encoding RDD family protein: MSVSATATIPPLRAPSLRRRLSTMVYEGVILFGVVFIAGYLFSTLTQQRNGLTHHDWLMSWIGLVLAAYFVWFWTHGGQTLPMKTWRLKVVDARGEPLTVGRALARYALAWLWFLPPLALHPLLSLAVPQTLIVLAVWIALWAAAVWLDPARQFLHDRLAGTRIVAA, encoded by the coding sequence ATGAGCGTCTCCGCCACCGCGACGATCCCGCCGCTTCGCGCGCCCAGCCTGCGCCGGCGCCTCTCCACGATGGTCTACGAAGGCGTCATCCTGTTCGGCGTCGTATTCATCGCCGGATACCTCTTCAGCACGCTCACGCAGCAGCGCAACGGACTCACGCATCACGACTGGCTGATGTCGTGGATCGGTCTCGTGCTGGCGGCGTATTTCGTGTGGTTCTGGACGCACGGCGGCCAGACGCTGCCGATGAAAACCTGGCGCCTGAAAGTCGTCGATGCGCGCGGCGAGCCGCTCACTGTCGGCCGAGCACTCGCGCGCTACGCGCTCGCGTGGCTGTGGTTCCTTCCGCCGCTCGCGCTGCACCCGCTCCTTTCGCTGGCGGTGCCGCAGACGCTGATCGTGCTTGCCGTCTGGATCGCGCTGTGGGCGGCAGCCGTGTGGCTCGATCCCGCCCGCCAGTTCCTGCACGACCGCCTCGCCGGCACGCGCATCGTCGCCGCCTAA
- a CDS encoding UDP-2,3-diacylglucosamine diphosphatase, producing the protein MALHPTVTPAFDPSTAYRFRSSGLRVDPSALVPDSPASPEAASPVVDGESADGTHRYRTIWLSDIHLGSGGCQAAYLLDFLRHHESDYLYLVGDIIDGWQLRKGWFWPQAHNDVVQKILRKARKGTQVVYIPGNHDEAARQFCDLAFGDIHVRGEAFHTTLAGKRLWIVHGDLFDGVIQHAKWLAYLGDTAYTAILLLNRWFNRVRTKLGFNYWSLSQYLKHQVKNAVNFISQFERVMTDEARRRGCDGVVCGHIHKAEIRDIDGILYCNDGDWVESLSALVETYDGELKVVYWTVMRSPGQPAAKARATV; encoded by the coding sequence ATGGCCCTCCACCCGACAGTCACGCCGGCATTCGATCCCTCCACCGCTTATCGTTTTCGCAGTTCCGGCTTGCGCGTCGATCCGTCGGCGCTCGTGCCCGATTCCCCTGCGTCGCCTGAAGCCGCATCGCCCGTCGTCGACGGTGAATCGGCAGACGGAACGCATCGCTATCGCACGATCTGGCTCTCGGATATCCACTTAGGCTCCGGCGGCTGCCAGGCCGCGTATCTGCTCGACTTCCTGCGGCATCACGAATCGGACTACCTGTATCTCGTCGGCGACATCATCGACGGATGGCAGCTTCGCAAAGGCTGGTTCTGGCCGCAGGCGCACAACGACGTGGTGCAGAAAATCCTGCGCAAGGCGCGCAAGGGCACGCAAGTCGTCTATATCCCCGGCAATCACGACGAAGCCGCGCGCCAGTTCTGCGACCTCGCGTTCGGCGACATTCACGTGCGCGGCGAAGCGTTTCACACGACGCTCGCGGGCAAGCGCCTGTGGATCGTTCACGGCGATCTCTTCGACGGCGTCATTCAGCACGCCAAATGGCTCGCCTATCTCGGCGACACCGCGTACACCGCGATCCTGCTGCTCAACCGCTGGTTCAATCGCGTGCGCACGAAGCTCGGCTTCAATTACTGGTCGCTCTCGCAGTACCTGAAGCATCAGGTCAAGAACGCGGTCAATTTCATTTCGCAGTTCGAACGTGTGATGACCGATGAAGCGCGCCGCCGCGGCTGCGACGGCGTCGTGTGCGGGCACATTCACAAGGCCGAGATTCGCGATATCGACGGCATCCTGTATTGCAACGACGGGGACTGGGTCGAGAGTCTCTCCGCGCTCGTCGAGACGTACGACGGCGAACTTAAGGTCGTCTACTGGACCGTCATGCGTTCGCCCGGACAGCCGGCCGCGAAAGCACGCGCGACGGTGTGA